A section of the Neofelis nebulosa isolate mNeoNeb1 chromosome 12, mNeoNeb1.pri, whole genome shotgun sequence genome encodes:
- the RGS3 gene encoding regulator of G-protein signaling 3 isoform X7, translating to MLRGMYLTRNGNLQRRHTMKEAKDMKNKLGIFRRRNESPGAQPAGKADKMVKSFKPTSEEALKWGESLEKLLLHKYGLAVFQAFLRTEFSEENLEFWLACEDFKKVKSQSKMTAKAKKIFAEYIAIQACKEVNLDSYTREHTKDNLQSVTRGCFDLAQKRIFGLMEKDSYPRFLRSDLYLDLINQKKMSPPL from the exons ATGCTCCGAGGCATGTACCTCACGCGCAACGGGAACCTCCAGAGGCGGCACACGATGAAGGA AGCCAAGGACATGAAGAACAAGCTGGGCATCTTCCGGAGGAGGAACGAGTCCCCTGGGGCCCAACCTGCGGGCAAGGCGGACAAAATGGTGAAGTCATTCAA gccCACCTCAGAGGAAGCCCTCAAGTGGGGTGAGTCCTTGGAGAAGCTGCTGCTTCACAAAT ATGGGTTAGCAGTGTTCCAGGCCTTCCTTCGCACCGAGTTTAGTGAGGAGAACCTGGAATTCTGGCTGGCGTGTGAGGACTTCAAGAAGGTCAAGTCACAGTCCAAGATGACAGCCAAGGCCAAGAAGATCTTTGCTGAGTACATTGCGATCCAGGCGTGCAAGGAG GTAAACCTGGACTCCTACACACGGGAGCACACCAAGGACAACCTCCAGAGCGTGACCCGGGGCTGCTTCGATCTGGCGCAGAAGCGGATCTTCGGGCTCATGGAAAAGGACTCGTATCCGCGCTTCCTCCGCTCCGACCTCTACCTGGACCTCATTAACCAGAAGAAGATGAGTCCCCCACTTTAG